ctaatgatatttaaattatcaacatacatggcgattaaattcaaatccatatccttttataaggacacaaggacaaattgaattattcttatacCCTTTTTTCAACAAGTACTCTCTCGGGTGATTATATCACAtgcgccctgattgtttcaatccgtataaggatttttgaagctttatttaataaatttcttggaaaccttaatatgctccaagaaaatttaaatctttcaatgatatccactatacgcatatcaagtttttcatatattgccagattaaaacctgaagtgactatatccactataagagaacatgtctccatatattcaatgtgaggatatttactaattttcttgtgccacaagtcgtctttatgtctatcgacttgaacctttcgcacaagaacacatttatacctcaattgactttatactttcaggtgttggactatccgtccaacttcacatttttcaagtgaagtcaatttcattgcgtattttttatttggccaatcttttatccgtccaaatttcatgacagatttgatctcaagatcctcgtcaatattaatcatattgagcgctacattatattaacaatatcgtcgacaatcattttatgccggttccattattacccaataaagacataacttattgggatctttttatttcattattttcaggtacctgagcctctcccatgaggtcttatgaagtgttatgtcatggtgctcttctagggcacttgcctccttattatgaccattttgaatatttgcccctctccttcttcaaggagttttatctttggaaccgattggtctgttacacttcatgtgtgccatagactctgtccctcatggactttattctatttggagcattagcagctgaaatatgacatttagctttgggtcagcaaatgcgtctgacaataatttgtaaatgaatatcacttgaacttcaagtttatattttcttgtacgaggatctatatgtattcataataattcatttcacgtatcactttctcagctgcccattttctccccctaatgttgggatcaccaacacatttcccaaccatctttgggaactcatctttgtgcattttggtggcataattaaatcatatagcacatccatatttctatatagaaattatttggttcctgaccctgaaccgattgtgatagggaaatttttttataacttggctagatgcgtacaagtgctgctgtatattaaataataaatctcataccaaatttcgtttttgggagttttgttctcataaccaatgatttagctataattggaggcatacaatttctgctaaaccaacttggatttaaaccagtattattaagataaatcatcataatttatattctggaattgtgctctaataatttgagcaagcaatcttgcaaaaaccaaactgcaagttgataacaaatgcacatgtgaccataaaatagatgcatctattaaaatcatataatagtaaacggtccacatggcaggtgactgagcccatatatatatcaccttttattccttccagaaatcaaaggattcaatcccaatctttaactggtatatcatgagaataagcagcacaagagaattcttgaagaatcttctattcttcaatatatgtcaatgtaattcttaattaatttttcgcatcataattgaaccgagatggccaaccggtcatgccaattaatatttgttttagtaaacctctagtttactggtggcatatgattccaacatcatgcttatatttgtgtagtacaaataaaaagaagatcgggtaacctttcatatttacccggtatgattatagaaatatgaagatattcaatcttactttcatttatagtctcaatatgccaatcactttgacttatatagttgaaactcaaaaagtttcttttgagactttacaatatcaatgtcatgaataagtttattcatccgggtagtaacaaattagtttttccggagttcttaacaacttttgtactacaagatcttttatcataccattcatatggtaaatgtctccttcacggagaaaattatatcataataaattgtcatggtcaaaatcatcataagcaaaattatttattgctttaactttgcctttaataacttttataaggtatgacaaaataatatttggcatatcacatgtacgcgaccaatgacatattcatgtaaccatacaataatatttattctctttattttactcaaacctcccttagaggtgagttgtgtggtattcatataatcatgaattgcatgtctttattcattgttttatcacatattgtcacattcaactttaggaatgggtttgcattctcaatgcttatcacaagtcacattctcttcaaggaatggatcataatcagcgacgtgctttattattttcataccaatttgatggtaagcatTACCTTCatattttgaaggactattttgagaacccttattgttctccttttataatcatagtgatgattattattattttgatatttggaacgcccacgttcattgttcaaccaccTGTCTTCATTGAAATTTATTATGCACtgttatcacattcacttcaagaatggagcaaatcaagtgggacaatttttatgtcttttcatgaaaaatatattatttttctttagtcatcattatatcatcaatatggtacattgtgactcaaactcaatgtcttaccaatataaaggcatgttaggccataataaattgggactcaaacccaactcttatcattatggagcatcaagacttgatcccgatgtcttaATCAAtagcataataggctaaacaatattgagattcattctcaagccttaatttcaatcacatgccaagaaagttgTACACAgctaatttgcaacttagcaaatcaaatttgctttcttaataagtgtacaaatctcaaatcagcgtaaaactttattaattatttgtagcatctatatgaaatacaattgtttgtagtcagaatatttcttctaaattttaTTAGAGTTTAAAgggatcataaaatcattgtcttaatatttattgagtctctctaaaaaatattgttgttttcggggtataccctacctattggatttgattaaacgtcatgactttccttcactcaattcaaccaagcaattagtgaataaatttatcaaaaatataccatataggtaacaacatatatatatatagtactaatacataaattcggcatttatattacctgaaaagtgacattataggtaacaacttaccagttgtagcttgtgcatcattcatataaaatacttaaaaatggtaagttAGTAGCAAACATCAAGTAGGTTATGaatactcaaaaatacctcttctagtaatcatactaatcattgtttgctttcaaatgatacgaccataaattatgaagtatactttcaCAATAGCTGGTTTATTTTTCAAacttcaaagaagtaattaatcaacctagataaagatgtgaagtatttcttgttttcttcaagatgatttatgcttttaatcagtgtgactaattttattattatattttattcctttttttttggtactatatgcaagtgtaaaaatccaaaaggaaaaaaaatattcatccaagtaaaagaaaatattaaaagcggcaggacagattgaaaatagttaacacataaatatgcataaaacaatttatataaaatatccttggttaccatgacatgcatcatatcaacaattaactgctactatgattttaacatatAGAACTTCaaaaattttattccattcatgtgatataaaagatgtaatattaatatgtgcttatgcaatacaggtgtagtacaaagttgtgtgcatatgagattttaaaggaatgacaagtataagataatcataccttcttacatttcattatttaccatatgtagtttctctttacatttaaccatgtgatgatatgtatggcttctaattgtaatctttctggatgtagattttttttttgtagatatataaatacaattggttagagactcgtgctgataacgtgttatgaaataaaaacaatttactaaagcatgaacaagaaataaaaataatttagtaaagtatgaacaaaaaataaaagcaacttagtaaaacatgaacgagaatagagatagagagaaggaagagattttcttcttcaattgtgtgtattttcctatctattacaaagcctttatatatgcatgaaaagtgaagaaaatatgtcatggaatatgtcattgaacataaaaaatatatcattgaatatgtcattaaccatttgagagaaagatcatggagtaAGAATatacatccaccatattttgatttttatcggGCTTTATTTAGCGGGATTTATTCATGAATGATAAAGTCTTCATAAGGAGCGTGAAAGAGCGCCAGGTAGGACAGACTAAGAATTTGAAAATAGAATTAGAACCCTAACAACGGCTACTTCTCTACACCATAATACATCACTAGTTCACTACCACTCACCAGACAATCCACTCTCTCACTCTAATTCATCCAAATTctccataaataaataaattgtaaaatttcaaGCTCTGATTTCTTACATGGCTTTGTCAACGCCCGATTCAAATCGCAGCAAACTACCCATCGCAGGCCCAAGAATCTCGCGCAGAGTACGAATTGTTGGAAAAATCCGAGGATTTACAGACCAAGAGTCTGAATTATCGGGTGGAGATTCGAAACTGAGGGTCACTGTGTGCCGGCCCAAAGGGAGCGATTCGGATTCAGAAAAAGTTACAATATCATTCGGAGATGAAGGGAGTAGGTAATTATAAATTGAGTCCATATGTTGATTATGTTCAATTGTTTTGATTTAACATACCCTTTTTCGTTCCGATGTTAAATTTAATGAAGTAGACCCAATATTAGTTTGTTTTAGTTACAGGCGCGGGCGCTTCATTAGGCCCCCAAGATATCAAAAGCCCCAATTCTTACTACTATTAGATATAATAGTATATATACAATTATTGTTTCAAATTTTACATTTGTTTTTGGAATTTGATTGTATTAGTTTAAAATGAGCAAATCATGTAAGTTTTTCTCTCTCACTAATTAATACATTTATCTCCCTTTTGTTTCTTATTATTCCTCCTCCACAtagattcattttttttttctgtttaagactgatttcattttcaattttaACACGATTTGCCTGAATAAGCTATATAAGAATGAATAGATAAAAATGCATTTGAATGTTAATACATACAATTTACCGCGATTTCATTTTGCACCTCAAAAAGCTAGAAGAATGAActgtaaataaaaatatatatatatatatatatattcatcaaATAAGTTTCAGGTCTCTTATCGAAATTTAGCTTTAGGGCATCAATTTTGTTATGCCGAAGATTCCCATTTGTAAATGTGTTTTCTACATGATTTTGTTTCTTTTGACATTGATTGGTGCTAggcttccttttttttttgtgaatttttttgaGATTCTCTAGTATTTTGCAGTCGCAAAGATAGATATGAATTAGATAATTGCTATGAACAAGATGAGGATAATGCTGTAGTATTCTCGAGAGAGGTAAAGCCACTGATAGCAGAAGTTCTCAGCGGTCGAAATGCATCCATTATTGCATATGGGGCAAGAGGCAGTGGAAAAACCCACACAATCCAGGTATGTCTTCTGTGTATTTTGCCAATAAGTGGGTTCTTTTTCCATGTATCTCAGTTTCTCCTCTGCTTCTCTAATAATAACCTTCTGTTACTTTTAAACTGAGGATATTGTTTCTCTATGTTAGGGTTCTGTGGACAAAGAAGGTTTGGCAGCAATGGCAATAGCTGAGATCCTTTCGCAAACAAAGGATGCCCAGAAAGCAGTCCTCGTTTCCTTTTACGAGGTGTTCCAGGATCATGTCTATGATCTTTTGGACCCTAATCATCCCGAAGTTCAAGTGCTTGAAGATTCTCAAGGAAAAATAAAGCTCAAAGGACTTTCTAAGGCAAGTTAAAGTAATCCAATTCAATTCTAGGAGTAAAATATTGAGATATTGCACATTGTTATGGTTAAGATcgctctcttcttttcttttacgtAGGCCGCTGTGGATTCCATTTCACACTTTCATGATCTAAGTGCTTGTTTGGCTGCACCATGCTATTCAGTACAAAAGACACCATTCCAAATGCCCAAAAGGAGTCACAAAGGGTTAATGATACATATAGCATCTGCTGATGACATCAAGGGTAGTAAAGGCCCCAATGTGATGAACTTTGTGGATTTGGCAGGTTAGCTAGTCCTAAACCTCCAAAAGTTGCAGAGATTTTCTCTTTTGCCGAATAATTGCTTTTTAGTTATCTTCACTGTATTATTATGCTCTCAGGCTATGAGGATTCCCGAAGAAGCAGCAAAGATGGAATTATGCTTACTGAAAGTGCTAGAATAAATAAGTCTTTATATGGCATTATGAACGTGGTGTACGCTCTGAACACAAATGAAAAGCGGGTTCCTTATCGAGAAAGCAAACTCACTCGGATGCTGCAGGAATCTCTTGGTGGCTCCAATCATGTTTTGCTGCTAACCTGTTTGGTAATGACTTTTCTCATTCTAACATGGTTAGATATTCTGTGTAGATTCCAAGTCGTTTTGAAAGATTCCTTTTCTCACCCTTTCATTTTTTGTTCTAGAATCCAATCCTTTGCCAAGATACTCTTTATGTAGCAAGTTTGGCTTCACGATCATGTCAAAGTGCTGGCCAGATATTGACAAGCTCTACAATGAAAAGTAAAAAGCACACCAATCAGCAAGCACGACTAGTGGGTACCCCGTTGTCTGGGAAAAAGAACAACTCTGGCTCCAATTTGATAGGAAGGTATGCTACATGGCATATCATATTATGAACTAGAATATATGGTTGACGGATGTGTACTGAAATATTTGCTTCTTTGTTTTCATTGAAGGAAACTGTTCAGTGACAGAAAAGCTATCATCTCTAAGCAGGTACCAGTGCATTGCTCTTTGGTTCTGATTCCAATATAATTGGTTGCATTAACCATTAAAAAGAATAGTTTACTTACAAGTCCGCTACTTTAGTTGTCAACGTCAGGTTTGTACCTCTATGTTTTAGGGTGTGACATTTTGAGTTTCTTCACTCCACAAATTCTCTCTTTTGCTTTTGGAATGTTGCTTTTAAATTTTTGGTTGGGTTCATTGGTTTAATAAAACGATGGAAATTACCTAGTCTAGTTGAAATCTATTGGTAATGCCTACAGCATTTTTACATGTCATTGATTCATACCTATAACTTGTCATTGATTCATAGGATGATGTCACCTCAGCCACAAAGTTTAAGCCTCTTTCAGAGAATGCTTCAACTATCATATCTTCCTTCCATAAAAAGGTATATGACTTTATCTGTTGAAAGCATTGGTTTACTAAAGAAGTTAACATCTTATTCATTGTTTAGTTTATGCCTCATGGAACTTAAGATGTTATATATTGCTAGACTTCTCAAGACAAGTCCAATTCAGATAGATCTAGAGCCATGATATCATCAGCAGAAAATGTTAGTACACTTACATTTTGTAAATGCATTTCTGTTCCTTTTATATTTTTTCTGTTTAAATGGCTATGCGTGGGCTTGATCAACTTATTGGTTGCAGGAAATCCCAAGTGTTTTCAAGGAAACAATCTCTATTCATAAAATGGAAAAGGTGAGGCAACTTAAATTTGTTTATACAGTAGTCATTTAATTAAACAATTTTGACTGATGCACTTTAATTAATTGGTGTTATCTGTGTAATGATATTAACCTTTGCATCTCAGGATGCCTCTCCACCAAATAAAGCAAAGGATTTAAAAGTTACTCCCGAAGTTCATTGTGATGTCAAAGAAATACTTTCTTTTGCAGATGATGGTAGGTTGTGTTAAACGTTGGTTATTGTGTTAAATTTGAACTTttactctctcttttttctctcacAGTGCTACAAATTGTAGATGTTGTTGATACAGAGGAGAAAAGTGGAGATATGAACATAGACAAAGTAGCATCACCACCACTAAGTGAAAGACTTAGAGAAATAACGAATAATTTACGGTTGTTGGAGTCTTCAACTTCTTTGCATATGTTGATGCCAAAGCAGTTGGACTCATctcaaggaagccttgaaagtTCTGGTGACATTATAGAACCCAAAACCCCAAAAGCTGAAACTGATATGAGAACCGGTGACAAATTGGAGATTGCCATGTATACTAGTCCTTGGGAAAGATTTCATATGCGCAGTTCTGGAGCAAAGGTTTAATTGATTTACTTTCGTGAGTAGTTCTTTAGCATTTTTTTGTCTGATGCCACTTCAACTTATTCACTCTCCTTTTTCATTGTGCAGAATTGTCTTGTCCAAGAATATCTGAATTTATTAAACACTGCAAGCAAGTAAGTGAATGATTCCCCTATATAACCGGTTCTCCACTTTTCATATAGTTCTTTTCCTTCTGATATTAATTGTCAATTTTCCTTCTCATCATATTTTTATTCCCTTCCAAAATCCAAGACAACTAACTTGATGATATTACTTCTCAAGCTATTTTCCCTGTCCAGCTTTCACTTATTTTGCAACATCCTTTTTTCCAGTTGTAATAAAGCATTAGCTAAGTGATGAAAATTGCAAGTTTGTAAAAGAAGTGCAACCCTCATATTATGTGATCTTAAGTAGCACAACACAAGTGAAGAAGCAACCGTGATATTTACTTCTCAACCTATGTTACACCGTCCAGCTTGCACCTTTATTGCAACATCGTATATTTTAGCTGTAAAGCATTAGCTAAGCGGTGAAAACTGCAAGTTCTAAAGTAGCAACCTTAATGTTATGTTATCTTAAGCAGCAAACTGCAAGGTTTCACAGTTCCTTCTTTTGGATTATGAGGGAATGACTCTAGCCAGAACTGGTCTTGTAAACCGCGCTTTGATGCTAAGACCGAGGCCCCCAAGAGTAAAAAGGGGTGGTTGTTATTTAAATGGGTTTCAGTATATTTGTTTATTCTTGTGGTGTGTGCATTGGCTAATATTTCTTATAACATTCTTCTTTCTCTCATTTGTGATTACAGAGAAGAGTTAACAAGGATCCAGGTAAGATCACATGTCAATACTATTCTTTTTCAAGCCTATCATTGCATATAATAGTTTATAAGTTAATATCATATTTCGCTTAGGGCATCGGAGAAAAGAGAGCAACTTACATTCTTGAACTACGTGAAGAATCTTCAGAACCCTTTAAGAGTGTAAGGACCTTGGACATAATGTTTTTGCaactggaaaaaagaaaaagatatagTGACTGTACTTAAATTTGTTGATCATTTTGTTTACTTTTGTGCAGCTTGAAGATTTGAAAGAAGTTGGTCTCTCGGAAAAGGAGGTACTTTTACTATTCTTTCAATTTTTCTTGATGTCCAATGTGTTGCAGCTAATTTTGTAAGCTTAACGGTCATTACTGCCATATACTTTAATTTTCTTGAGCGCCATAGCCTAAGAAGAAAAAGTCCAATGTATGTGGGAAAAAGATAGTGTTACAAGTAAACTTGCCAAAGTCTTGTATGGTTGTTTTGATCTGGTATATATGCGTGTTCTGAATTTGACATTAATTTTCTTCATGCACTTCGCCCCTgtcaaaaaaggaaaataataaaaagaaaaattaaacaaGAAAGACATCTTGAGTTGAGGAAAACAAGTTAGAGGAACACGAAGAAGTAAAAATTTCACTTGATTTTTCAAGAACTTATTAAGTATGTTGGGATGAGTTATAGGACCTTCAAGCATTCACTTGATATTACTAGTAACTTTGTCTATGGGAGATGAACTATTATTCAAGTAATTTTTGCCCTTATTCTCTTGTTTTCTGCTTATGTGTCTTTGCAGATAAATGGCTTGATGAGGAGAATGGCTGGACAGCTTTTCTGCTAGAATggccttttaataattgtttgaTGGCAACTAGAAGTTGCCAGCAGTTATATTATGATGATTTTGAATGTAATATGTTTCTTTGCAATTGTTCAAACAAATGGAAAAACATACTGCTTTGTGATATGCTATGCTTTTGtggaaaatatacataattagTCTCATGAGACGACTATCCAAGAACAAGAATTATCCAACTGAAGCTGTTACCTTCACTACTGTTTTGTGTGAAACTTATCCCAAAAAGGCATCGATAAATCAGCCCATAGAGCATCTGGCTCAGTCGTGATCATTTCTGTACAATGGGCCAAAACAAGGGAAGAGAGAGAAGAATAACAAGCAGAAATTCATGTACAACATCTAAATAAAGACTATTAACTTTTCTTTTTGAAattaaaacccaaaaaaaaaaaactttaggcTTGGTGGAGAGTGAGAATCAAATATTAACGGAG
This sequence is a window from Nicotiana sylvestris chromosome 3, ASM39365v2, whole genome shotgun sequence. Protein-coding genes within it:
- the LOC104211600 gene encoding kinesin-like protein KIN-10C, with the protein product MALSTPDSNRSKLPIAGPRISRRVRIVGKIRGFTDQESELSGGDSKLRVTVCRPKGSDSDSEKVTISFGDEGSSRKDRYELDNCYEQDEDNAVVFSREVKPLIAEVLSGRNASIIAYGARGSGKTHTIQGSVDKEGLAAMAIAEILSQTKDAQKAVLVSFYEVFQDHVYDLLDPNHPEVQVLEDSQGKIKLKGLSKAAVDSISHFHDLSACLAAPCYSVQKTPFQMPKRSHKGLMIHIASADDIKGSKGPNVMNFVDLAGYEDSRRSSKDGIMLTESARINKSLYGIMNVVYALNTNEKRVPYRESKLTRMLQESLGGSNHVLLLTCLNPILCQDTLYVASLASRSCQSAGQILTSSTMKSKKHTNQQARLVGTPLSGKKNNSGSNLIGRKLFSDRKAIISKQDDVTSATKFKPLSENASTIISSFHKKTSQDKSNSDRSRAMISSAENEIPSVFKETISIHKMEKDASPPNKAKDLKVTPEVHCDVKEILSFADDVLQIVDVVDTEEKSGDMNIDKVASPPLSERLREITNNLRLLESSTSLHMLMPKQLDSSQGSLESSGDIIEPKTPKAETDMRTGDKLEIAMYTSPWERFHMRSSGAKNCLVQEYLNLLNTASKEELTRIQGIGEKRATYILELREESSEPFKSLEDLKEVGLSEKEINGLMRRMAGQLFC